One genomic region from Pseudoduganella dura encodes:
- a CDS encoding alpha/beta hydrolase family protein produces MVDLATLEATIVASFSDGDIGNFQWVSDKRLLFDSTDKNRAPGEVNAAPGLFAVDRDGRHYRQLAERRGSWVRNGDAERLLPWYTYMLPQPGAQDSDAVYVRSVHFETTGSVLAIELLRLDTRTGRATEVDEPGHVQDWLLDARGEPRMATTREAGKRTVWLLDDDRMRGKWRALNTTDAWLDLANGFTPLDFTSDGRVYVAYRGTGDRTALHTLDPATGKLSAVPVMALERHDFIGHLIQVRGKLAGIRYKGDALDTVWLDPELKALQETIDARLPGMVNLVEVPRRPETPFVLVTTYSDRQPAIFLLFNRDTGKFSPVGKSHPRIDRRQMGSQENVLYTARDGLPIPALLTLPPGAGRTDKLPMVVLVHGGPWVRGTEWGWSAEAQFLASRGYAVLQPEFRGSTGYGAKHFTAGMKQWGLAMQDDVADGTRWAIEQGIADPKRICIAGASYGGYATLMGLIRDPDLYRCGIAWAGVSDIRLMYGTWFHSSDLPAQYIRYGMPQLVGDLEKDAAQLAATSPVAQAARLRQPLLLAHGSADRRVPRVHGVRLRDAVSATNSNVEWVEYADEGHGWTLPKNRFDFWTRAEKFLGRHIGTGTGTDTSTGTAK; encoded by the coding sequence GTGGTCGACCTGGCGACGCTCGAGGCAACGATCGTGGCCTCGTTCTCCGACGGCGATATCGGCAACTTCCAGTGGGTCAGCGACAAGCGCCTGCTGTTCGACAGCACCGACAAGAACCGGGCACCCGGCGAAGTCAATGCCGCGCCGGGGCTGTTCGCGGTGGACCGCGACGGCAGGCACTACCGCCAGCTGGCGGAACGCCGCGGCAGCTGGGTCCGCAACGGCGATGCGGAACGGCTGCTGCCCTGGTATACCTACATGCTGCCGCAACCGGGCGCGCAGGATTCGGATGCCGTCTACGTGCGCAGCGTGCATTTCGAAACAACCGGCAGCGTGCTGGCGATCGAACTGCTGCGCCTCGATACCCGCACCGGCCGCGCCACCGAAGTGGACGAACCGGGCCATGTGCAGGACTGGTTGCTGGACGCACGGGGCGAGCCGCGCATGGCCACCACGCGCGAAGCGGGCAAGCGCACCGTCTGGCTGCTGGACGATGACAGGATGCGCGGCAAGTGGCGCGCGCTGAACACCACCGATGCCTGGCTCGATCTTGCCAACGGCTTCACGCCGCTGGACTTCACCTCCGACGGCCGCGTCTACGTTGCGTACCGCGGCACCGGCGACAGGACGGCGCTGCATACCCTCGATCCGGCAACCGGCAAGCTGAGCGCGGTACCAGTGATGGCGCTGGAGCGCCACGATTTCATCGGCCACCTGATCCAGGTGCGCGGCAAGCTGGCCGGCATCCGCTACAAGGGCGATGCGCTGGACACCGTGTGGCTCGATCCCGAGCTGAAAGCGCTGCAGGAAACCATCGACGCCAGGCTGCCCGGCATGGTGAACCTGGTCGAAGTACCGCGCCGGCCGGAAACGCCGTTCGTGCTGGTCACGACCTACTCCGACAGGCAGCCCGCGATCTTCCTGCTGTTCAACCGCGACACCGGCAAGTTCAGCCCGGTCGGCAAGTCCCATCCCCGGATCGACCGCCGGCAGATGGGCAGCCAGGAAAACGTGCTCTACACGGCACGCGACGGCCTGCCGATCCCTGCCCTGCTGACCTTGCCGCCCGGTGCCGGCCGCACGGACAAGCTGCCGATGGTGGTGCTGGTGCACGGCGGCCCGTGGGTGCGCGGCACCGAGTGGGGCTGGTCGGCGGAGGCCCAGTTCCTCGCCTCGCGCGGCTACGCGGTACTGCAGCCGGAATTCCGCGGCAGCACCGGCTATGGGGCGAAGCACTTCACCGCCGGCATGAAACAGTGGGGCCTGGCGATGCAGGACGACGTGGCCGACGGCACGCGCTGGGCGATCGAACAGGGCATCGCCGATCCGAAGCGCATCTGCATCGCCGGCGCCAGCTACGGCGGCTATGCCACGCTGATGGGCCTGATCCGCGACCCGGACCTGTACCGCTGCGGCATCGCCTGGGCCGGCGTATCCGATATCCGGCTGATGTACGGCACCTGGTTCCACAGTTCCGACCTGCCGGCGCAGTACATCCGCTACGGCATGCCGCAGCTGGTGGGCGACCTGGAGAAGGATGCCGCCCAGCTGGCCGCCACCTCGCCGGTGGCACAGGCGGCGCGGCTGCGCCAGCCGCTGCTGCTGGCCCACGGCAGCGCCGACCGCCGCGTGCCGCGCGTGCATGGCGTGCGCCTGCGCGACGCGGTGAGCGCCACCAACAGCAATGTCGAATGGGTCGAGTATGCCGACGAAGGCCACGGCTGGACGCTGCCGAAGAACCGCTTCGACTTCTGGACCCGCGCCGAAAAATTCCTCGGCCGGCACATCGGCACGGGCACGGGCACGGATACGAGCACAGGCACCGCAAAATAA
- a CDS encoding sodium:solute symporter family protein, translating to MKRTFKQRLSRYYLIFTACFAAFLLSLAVLESEGMPRVWIGYMFMFATIVLYASIGLVSRTSNVSEYYVAGRRVPALYNGMATAADWISAASFISLAGTLYLNGFDGLAFVMGWTGGYVLVALLIAPYLRKFGQYTIPDFLAERYGGPANGRAVRLCAVAATILVSFTYVVAQIYAVGLIASRFTGVDFSVGIFLGLASILVCSFLGGMRAITWTQVAQYIIIVAAFLIPAMWLSAKHSGNPIPQVAYGKLLPQLSAREAALAADEKETAVREVFRERAAQYQQRLNGLPTSWESGRAALQHYLDSVRLRNATLLEIRTAERALTAYPKNAEDAVAIWGAARDENLKRARPITPHAVPFPGATGEQSDIKRRNFIALAFCLMLGTAALPHILMRSYTTPSVDETRVSVFWTLFFILLIYLTIPALAVLVKYDVYSALVGSNFADLPTWVSYWASVDRANPLISITDINGDGIVQLAEIAIDGDVLVLATPEIAGLPYVISGLVAAGGLAAALSTADGLLLAISNALSHDVYYKIVDPKASTQKRVTISKLILLGVAFVAAYWASSKPGDILSLVGAAFSLAASTLFPGLVMGVFWRRANHWGALAGMAAGFLVCQFYMVRTNPTLGGSAAAQWFDIAPISAAVFGVPAGLAALAIVSLLTPPPAPRQAALVRHVRAPETGEPNK from the coding sequence TTGAAGCGCACTTTCAAACAGCGCCTGTCGCGCTACTATCTCATCTTCACGGCGTGCTTCGCGGCCTTCCTGCTGTCGCTGGCCGTGCTGGAAAGCGAAGGCATGCCGCGCGTGTGGATCGGCTACATGTTCATGTTCGCCACCATCGTGCTGTACGCGTCGATCGGGCTGGTATCGCGCACGTCGAACGTGTCCGAGTACTACGTGGCCGGGCGCCGCGTGCCGGCGCTGTACAACGGCATGGCCACCGCGGCCGACTGGATCTCGGCCGCCAGCTTCATCAGCCTGGCGGGCACGCTGTACCTGAACGGCTTCGACGGCCTGGCGTTCGTGATGGGCTGGACCGGCGGCTACGTGCTGGTGGCGCTGCTGATCGCGCCCTACCTGCGCAAGTTCGGCCAGTACACGATTCCCGATTTCCTGGCCGAGCGCTACGGCGGGCCGGCCAACGGCCGCGCGGTGCGGCTGTGCGCGGTGGCCGCCACGATCCTCGTCTCGTTCACGTATGTGGTGGCGCAGATCTATGCGGTGGGCCTGATCGCCTCGCGCTTCACCGGCGTGGATTTCTCCGTCGGCATCTTCCTGGGCCTGGCCAGCATCCTGGTGTGCTCGTTCCTGGGCGGCATGCGGGCGATCACGTGGACCCAGGTGGCGCAGTACATCATCATCGTGGCCGCGTTCCTGATCCCGGCCATGTGGCTGTCCGCCAAGCACAGCGGCAATCCGATCCCGCAGGTGGCCTACGGCAAGCTGCTGCCGCAGCTCTCGGCCCGCGAAGCCGCCCTGGCGGCGGACGAGAAGGAAACCGCCGTGCGCGAAGTGTTCCGCGAGCGCGCCGCGCAGTACCAGCAGCGCCTGAACGGCCTGCCCACGTCGTGGGAAAGCGGCCGCGCCGCACTGCAGCACTACCTGGACAGCGTGCGCCTGCGCAATGCCACGCTGCTGGAAATCCGCACCGCCGAGCGCGCGCTGACCGCCTACCCGAAGAATGCGGAAGACGCCGTGGCCATCTGGGGCGCGGCGCGCGACGAGAACCTGAAACGCGCGCGGCCGATCACGCCCCACGCGGTGCCCTTCCCCGGCGCCACCGGGGAACAGTCGGACATCAAGCGCCGCAATTTCATCGCGCTGGCATTCTGCCTGATGCTGGGCACGGCCGCGCTGCCGCACATCCTGATGCGCTCCTACACCACGCCATCGGTCGACGAAACCCGCGTCTCCGTGTTCTGGACGCTGTTCTTCATCCTGCTGATCTACCTGACGATCCCCGCGCTGGCCGTGCTGGTCAAGTATGACGTGTACAGCGCCCTGGTCGGCAGCAACTTCGCCGACCTGCCCACCTGGGTGTCGTACTGGGCCAGCGTGGACCGCGCCAACCCCTTGATCAGCATCACCGACATCAATGGCGACGGCATCGTGCAACTGGCCGAGATCGCCATCGACGGCGACGTGCTGGTACTGGCCACGCCGGAAATCGCCGGCCTGCCGTACGTGATCTCCGGCCTGGTGGCGGCCGGCGGGCTGGCGGCGGCGCTGTCCACGGCCGACGGCCTGCTGCTGGCGATCTCGAACGCGCTGTCGCACGACGTGTACTACAAGATCGTCGACCCGAAAGCCTCCACCCAGAAGCGCGTGACGATCTCGAAGCTGATCCTGCTGGGCGTGGCGTTCGTGGCCGCGTACTGGGCGTCGTCGAAGCCGGGCGACATCCTGTCGCTGGTGGGCGCCGCGTTCTCGCTGGCCGCCTCGACGCTGTTCCCGGGGCTGGTGATGGGCGTGTTCTGGCGCCGCGCCAACCACTGGGGGGCACTGGCCGGCATGGCGGCGGGTTTCCTCGTCTGCCAGTTCTACATGGTGCGCACCAACCCCACGCTGGGCGGCAGCGCGGCCGCCCAGTGGTTCGACATCGCGCCGATCTCGGCCGCCGTGTTCGGCGTGCCGGCCGGGCTGGCGGCGCTGGCGATCGTCAGCCTGCTCACGCCGCCGCCGGCGCCACGCCAGGCGGCACTGGTGCGGCACGTCCGGGCGCCGGAAACCGGCGAACCAAATAAATAG
- a CDS encoding DUF4212 domain-containing protein gives MADHTDDYWRGTRRLTAILLAAWLATSFLAVFFARELAGLTIFGWPLSFYLAAQGASLVYLAIVGIYAWRMRRLDRRQRERA, from the coding sequence ATGGCTGATCACACCGACGACTACTGGCGCGGCACGCGCCGCCTTACCGCGATCCTGCTGGCGGCCTGGCTCGCCACCAGCTTCCTTGCCGTATTCTTTGCCCGCGAACTGGCCGGCCTGACGATCTTTGGCTGGCCGCTGTCGTTCTACCTGGCGGCGCAGGGCGCGTCGCTGGTCTACCTTGCGATCGTCGGCATCTATGCGTGGCGCATGCGCCGCCTCGATCGCCGGCAACGGGAGCGTGCTTGA
- a CDS encoding sensor histidine kinase — protein MNGPTDRSAADAGPSDAAWSPALEDEGDIQHSLFGEILDWMLAPLLILWPMSIAITYLVAKSIANQPFDHALEDSVTVLAQQVREVNGVTRLTAGLPGPARDILRADDIDSVYFQILGPQGRYIDGDRDLPHPDPAPDGETTTPGTVHFRNAILHGTPIRVAYAYVNLEENRNRAPRLALVQMAETLEKRAKLANEIIKGVILPQFIILPVVLALVWFALSRGLLPLAELQERIRARPIDDLSPIAPNQVPEEITPLVRSLNDMLARLSQSIEMQKRFIADAAHQMKTPLAGMRMQSELALRQTDQQEIHRSLEQLAKSSEAATRLVNQLLALARAENQPQAGTAFEPLDLAEVACNAVRDWVPASFNYRIDLGVEVPDAPVLIDGNAVMLRELLSNLIDNALRYTPQGGSVTVRVSANEAPVPEEAGAPVLEIEDTGPGIPPAERLHVFERFYRILGSSAEGSGLGLAIVREIAQQHGAEVDIFSNPRATHPKYPGSLFRLTFPARPPATPGAEEPPYHG, from the coding sequence GTGAACGGGCCGACCGACAGGTCGGCCGCCGACGCCGGCCCGTCCGATGCGGCGTGGAGCCCGGCGCTCGAGGACGAAGGCGACATCCAGCATTCGCTGTTCGGCGAAATCCTCGACTGGATGCTGGCCCCGCTGCTGATACTGTGGCCGATGAGCATCGCCATCACCTATCTCGTGGCGAAATCGATCGCCAACCAGCCGTTCGACCATGCGCTGGAGGATTCGGTCACCGTGCTGGCGCAGCAGGTGCGCGAGGTCAACGGCGTGACCCGCCTGACCGCGGGCCTGCCCGGCCCCGCGCGCGACATCCTGCGCGCCGACGATATCGACAGCGTGTATTTCCAGATCCTGGGCCCGCAGGGCCGCTATATCGACGGCGACCGCGACCTGCCCCACCCCGACCCGGCGCCTGACGGCGAGACGACAACGCCCGGCACCGTGCACTTTCGCAACGCCATCCTGCACGGCACGCCGATCCGCGTGGCCTATGCCTACGTGAACCTGGAAGAAAACCGCAACCGCGCGCCGCGCCTGGCGCTGGTGCAGATGGCCGAAACGCTGGAAAAGCGCGCCAAGCTCGCCAACGAAATCATCAAGGGCGTGATCTTGCCGCAGTTCATCATCCTGCCGGTCGTGCTGGCCCTGGTCTGGTTCGCCCTTTCCCGGGGGCTGCTGCCGCTGGCGGAACTGCAGGAACGCATTCGAGCCCGCCCGATCGACGACCTGTCGCCCATCGCGCCGAACCAGGTGCCGGAAGAAATCACGCCGCTGGTCCGCTCGCTCAACGACATGCTGGCACGGCTGTCGCAATCGATCGAAATGCAGAAGCGCTTCATCGCCGATGCGGCGCACCAGATGAAGACGCCGCTGGCCGGCATGCGCATGCAGTCGGAACTGGCGCTGCGCCAGACCGACCAGCAGGAGATCCACCGCTCGCTGGAGCAGTTGGCGAAAAGCTCCGAGGCCGCCACCCGCCTCGTCAACCAGCTGCTGGCACTGGCACGGGCGGAAAACCAGCCGCAGGCCGGCACCGCGTTCGAGCCGCTCGACCTGGCCGAGGTGGCATGCAACGCCGTGCGCGACTGGGTGCCGGCGTCGTTCAATTACCGTATCGACCTCGGCGTCGAAGTTCCCGATGCGCCGGTGCTTATCGACGGCAACGCGGTGATGCTGCGCGAACTGCTGTCGAACCTGATCGACAACGCGCTGCGCTACACGCCGCAAGGCGGCAGCGTGACGGTGCGCGTCAGCGCCAATGAAGCCCCCGTGCCCGAAGAGGCCGGAGCGCCCGTGCTGGAAATCGAGGATACCGGCCCCGGCATCCCGCCCGCCGAGCGCCTGCACGTGTTCGAGCGCTTCTACCGCATCCTGGGCAGCAGCGCCGAGGGCAGCGGCCTGGGGCTGGCGATCGTGCGCGAGATCGCCCAGCAGCACGGCGCCGAGGTCGATATCTTCAGCAATCCGCGCGCCACCCATCCCAAATATCCCGGCAGCCTGTTCCGGCTGACGTTCCCGGCGCGGCCGCCGGCAACGCCCGGCGCAGAGGAGCCGCCCTACCATGGCTGA
- a CDS encoding response regulator produces the protein MRILLAEDDSVLADGLTRSLRQSGYAIDCVKNGQEADTALSTQEFDLLILDLGLPKLPGLEVLRRLRARASLLPVLILTAADSVEQRVTGLDLGADDYMAKPFALSELEARVRALTRRGQGGGSTVVKHGPLTYDQVGRSAYINEQMLDLSARELGLLEILLARAGRLVSKEQLVDHLCEWGEEVSNNAIEVYVHRLRKKIEVGGVRIATVRGLGYCLEKYPGAAAAETK, from the coding sequence ATGCGTATTTTACTAGCCGAAGATGACAGTGTCCTGGCCGACGGCCTGACGCGCTCTCTGCGCCAGTCCGGCTATGCCATCGACTGCGTGAAGAACGGGCAGGAAGCCGATACCGCCCTGTCGACGCAGGAGTTCGACCTGCTGATCCTGGACCTGGGCCTGCCTAAGTTGCCCGGGCTCGAAGTATTGCGCCGGCTGCGCGCCCGCGCGTCGCTGCTGCCGGTGCTGATCCTCACGGCGGCCGATTCCGTGGAACAACGCGTAACTGGCCTCGACCTGGGCGCCGACGATTACATGGCCAAGCCGTTCGCGCTGTCCGAACTGGAGGCGCGGGTACGGGCGCTGACCCGCCGCGGCCAGGGCGGCGGCTCCACCGTGGTCAAGCATGGCCCGCTCACCTACGACCAGGTGGGCCGCAGCGCCTATATCAACGAACAGATGCTCGACCTGTCCGCCCGCGAGCTGGGCCTGCTCGAGATCCTGCTGGCCCGCGCCGGCCGCCTCGTGTCGAAGGAGCAGCTGGTCGATCACCTGTGCGAATGGGGCGAGGAAGTGAGCAACAACGCGATCGAGGTCTACGTGCACCGGCTCCGCAAGAAGATCGAAGTGGGCGGCGTGCGCATCGCCACCGTGCGCGGCCTCGGCTACTGTCTCGAGAAATATCCCGGCGCCGCCGCGGCCGAAACGAAGTGA
- the recA gene encoding recombinase RecA: protein MDDKKAAVPASEKAKALAAALAQIEKQFGKGSVMRMDASAPLEEVQTVSTGSLGLDIALGVGGLPRGRVVEIYGPESSGKTTLTLQTIAEMQKIGGTCAFIDAEHALDVTYAQKLGVNLHELLISQPDTGEQALEICDALVRSGSVDMIVIDSVAALTPRAEIEGDMGDSLPGLQARLMSQALRKLTGTINRTNTLVIFINQIRMKIGVMFGSPETTTGGNALKFYASVRLDIRRTGSIKSGDEVIGNETKVKVVKNKIAPPFKEAHFDILYGEGTSREGEIIDLGVEAKIVEKSGSWYSYGGERIGQGKDNARTYLRERPALAREIENKVRVSLGVRELQSAESEAVPAKLKAVE, encoded by the coding sequence ATGGACGACAAGAAAGCGGCAGTACCTGCATCCGAAAAAGCCAAGGCGCTGGCCGCGGCACTGGCACAGATTGAAAAGCAGTTCGGCAAGGGCTCCGTCATGCGCATGGACGCAAGCGCCCCGCTGGAAGAAGTCCAGACCGTGTCTACCGGCTCGCTGGGCCTGGATATCGCGCTCGGCGTCGGCGGCCTGCCGCGTGGCCGCGTGGTCGAGATCTACGGTCCGGAATCGTCCGGTAAAACCACGCTCACATTGCAGACCATTGCAGAAATGCAAAAGATCGGCGGCACCTGCGCGTTCATCGACGCGGAACACGCGCTGGACGTGACCTATGCGCAAAAGCTGGGTGTCAACCTGCACGAGCTGCTGATTTCGCAGCCGGACACGGGCGAACAGGCCCTGGAAATCTGCGATGCGCTGGTGCGTTCCGGCTCCGTGGACATGATCGTGATCGACTCGGTGGCGGCGCTGACGCCACGCGCCGAGATCGAAGGCGACATGGGCGACTCGCTGCCGGGCCTGCAGGCACGCCTGATGTCCCAGGCGCTGCGCAAGCTGACCGGCACGATCAACCGTACCAACACGCTGGTCATCTTCATCAACCAGATCCGCATGAAGATCGGCGTGATGTTCGGCAGCCCGGAAACCACCACCGGCGGTAACGCGCTGAAGTTCTACGCCTCCGTGCGCCTGGACATCCGCCGTACCGGCTCGATCAAGTCGGGCGACGAAGTGATCGGTAACGAAACGAAGGTGAAGGTCGTCAAGAACAAGATCGCGCCGCCGTTCAAGGAAGCGCACTTCGACATCCTGTATGGCGAAGGCACGTCCCGCGAAGGCGAGATCATCGACCTGGGCGTGGAAGCGAAGATCGTCGAGAAGTCCGGCTCGTGGTACAGCTACGGCGGCGAGCGCATCGGCCAGGGCAAGGACAATGCCCGCACCTACCTGCGCGAGCGTCCGGCGCTGGCCCGCGAGATCGAGAACAAGGTTCGCGTCTCGCTGGGTGTGCGCGAGCTGCAGTCGGCCGAAAGCGAAGCCGTGCCGGCGAAGCTGAAGGCTGTCGAGTAA
- the recX gene encoding recombination regulator RecX yields MRAPPPSLKARALRLLSTREHSRLELARKLARHAEEGDDIDALLDWLEKNRWLSEERFSESLIHRRSARYGNSRILAELQSHGVKGEALQELKAGLAEDEVARCCEVWNRKFRGKVAEDAEERGKQMRFLIGRGFSQKAVRAAMKGYDPDDDFGNI; encoded by the coding sequence ATGCGCGCACCACCTCCCAGCCTGAAAGCCCGCGCACTGCGCCTGCTGTCCACCCGCGAGCACAGCCGCCTGGAGCTGGCCCGCAAGCTGGCGCGCCACGCGGAAGAGGGCGACGATATCGATGCGCTGCTCGACTGGCTGGAAAAGAACCGCTGGCTGTCGGAAGAGCGCTTTTCCGAATCGCTGATCCACCGGCGCTCGGCCCGTTACGGCAACAGCCGCATCCTGGCCGAACTGCAAAGTCATGGCGTGAAGGGCGAGGCGCTGCAGGAATTGAAGGCCGGGCTGGCCGAGGATGAAGTGGCGCGCTGCTGCGAAGTCTGGAACCGCAAGTTCCGCGGCAAGGTCGCCGAGGATGCCGAGGAGCGCGGCAAGCAGATGCGCTTCCTGATCGGGCGCGGCTTTTCGCAAAAGGCCGTGCGCGCGGCGATGAAGGGCTACGACCCGGATGATGACTTTGGAAATATCTGA
- the sucC gene encoding ADP-forming succinate--CoA ligase subunit beta, producing the protein MKIHEYQGKEILRKFGVTVPRGIPCLSVDEAVKAAETLGGSVWVVKAQIHAGGRGKGGGVKVAKSLEQVKEYADQILGMQLVTHQTDANGQKVRRLLIEEGADIKKELYISLVTDRVSQRVVLMASSEGGMDIEEVAESHPEKIHNVIIDPAVGLTDADADDVARKIGVPEASIADARTNLQGLYKAYWETDASLAEINPLILTGDGKVIALDAKFNFDSNALFRHPEIVAYRDLDEEDPAEVEASKFDLAYISLDGNIGCLVNGAGLAMATMDTIKLFGGEPANFLDVGGGATAEKVTEAFKIMLKNPGLKAILVNIFGGIMRCDVIAEGVITASKAVSLQVPLVVRMKGTNEDLGKKMLADSGLPIIAADTMEDAAKSVVAAAAGQA; encoded by the coding sequence ATGAAGATCCATGAGTATCAAGGCAAAGAAATCCTCCGGAAGTTCGGAGTGACGGTTCCGCGCGGCATTCCGTGCCTGTCCGTGGACGAAGCAGTGAAAGCTGCCGAGACCCTGGGCGGCTCGGTATGGGTGGTCAAGGCGCAGATCCACGCCGGTGGCCGTGGCAAGGGCGGCGGCGTGAAGGTCGCCAAGTCGCTGGAACAGGTCAAGGAATATGCCGACCAGATCCTGGGCATGCAGCTGGTAACCCACCAGACCGACGCCAACGGCCAGAAAGTGCGCCGCCTGCTGATCGAAGAAGGCGCCGACATCAAGAAGGAACTGTACATCTCGCTGGTCACCGACCGCGTTTCGCAGCGCGTGGTGCTGATGGCCTCCTCCGAAGGCGGCATGGACATCGAAGAAGTGGCCGAATCGCACCCGGAAAAAATCCACAACGTGATCATCGACCCGGCCGTGGGCCTGACCGATGCGGATGCCGACGACGTCGCCCGCAAGATCGGCGTGCCGGAAGCCTCGATCGCCGACGCGCGCACCAACCTGCAAGGCTTGTACAAAGCCTACTGGGAAACCGATGCGTCGCTGGCTGAAATCAACCCGCTGATCCTGACCGGCGACGGCAAAGTGATCGCGCTGGACGCCAAGTTCAACTTCGATTCGAACGCGCTGTTCCGTCACCCGGAAATCGTCGCCTACCGCGACCTGGACGAAGAAGACCCGGCCGAAGTCGAAGCATCGAAGTTCGACCTGGCATACATCTCCCTGGATGGCAATATCGGCTGCCTGGTGAACGGCGCCGGCCTGGCCATGGCCACGATGGACACGATCAAGCTGTTCGGCGGCGAGCCGGCCAACTTCCTGGACGTGGGCGGTGGCGCAACGGCCGAGAAAGTGACCGAAGCATTCAAGATCATGCTGAAGAACCCGGGCCTGAAGGCAATCCTGGTGAACATCTTCGGCGGCATCATGCGTTGCGACGTGATCGCCGAAGGCGTGATCACTGCATCGAAGGCAGTTTCGCTGCAGGTACCGCTGGTCGTGCGCATGAAGGGCACCAACGAAGACCTGGGCAAGAAGATGCTGGCCGACTCCGGCCTGCCGATCATCGCCGCCGACACGATGGAAGACGCAGCGAAGAGCGTTGTTGCCGCTGCTGCCGGTCAAGCTTAA
- the sucD gene encoding succinate--CoA ligase subunit alpha codes for MSILINKDTKVITQGITGKTGQFHTRMCRDYANGKEAFVAGVNPKKAGEDFEGIPIYATVKEAASETGATVSVIYVPPAGAAAAIWEAVEAELELAICITEGIPVRDMMEIKDRMAKAGSKTLLLGPNCPGLITPDEIKIGIMPGHIHRKGRIGVVSRSGTLTYEAVGQLTALGLGQSSAVGIGGDPINGLKHIDVMRMFNDDPDTDAVIMIGEIGGPDEANAARWIKDNMKKPVVGFIAGVTAPPGKRMGHAGALISGGADTADAKLEIMEACGITVTKNPSEMARLLKAML; via the coding sequence ATGTCTATTCTGATCAACAAAGACACCAAAGTCATCACCCAGGGCATCACCGGCAAGACCGGCCAGTTCCACACCCGCATGTGCCGCGACTACGCGAACGGCAAAGAGGCCTTCGTGGCCGGTGTGAACCCGAAGAAAGCCGGCGAAGATTTCGAAGGCATTCCGATCTACGCAACCGTCAAGGAAGCGGCATCGGAAACCGGTGCAACCGTTTCCGTGATCTACGTGCCGCCAGCCGGCGCCGCCGCCGCGATCTGGGAAGCCGTTGAAGCCGAGCTGGAACTGGCGATTTGCATCACCGAAGGCATTCCTGTCCGCGACATGATGGAAATCAAGGATCGCATGGCCAAGGCCGGTTCGAAGACCCTGCTGCTGGGCCCGAACTGCCCAGGCCTGATCACCCCGGACGAAATCAAGATCGGCATCATGCCGGGTCACATCCACCGCAAGGGCCGTATCGGCGTGGTGTCCCGTTCGGGCACGCTGACGTACGAAGCCGTCGGTCAGCTGACCGCGCTGGGCCTGGGCCAGTCGTCGGCAGTCGGCATCGGCGGCGACCCGATCAACGGCCTGAAGCACATCGACGTGATGCGCATGTTCAACGACGATCCTGATACCGACGCGGTCATCATGATCGGCGAAATCGGCGGTCCGGACGAAGCCAACGCCGCGCGCTGGATCAAGGACAACATGAAGAAGCCGGTCGTCGGCTTCATCGCCGGTGTTACCGCTCCTCCGGGCAAGCGCATGGGCCACGCCGGCGCGCTGATCTCCGGCGGTGCCGATACCGCCGATGCCAAGCTGGAAATCATGGAAGCCTGCGGCATCACCGTGACGAAGAACCCGTCCGAGATGGCCCGCCTGCTGAAGGCAATGCTGTAA
- a CDS encoding FHA domain-containing protein: MAKILISRDGVLEKTVQLTKERMTIGRRRDNDIVLEHQTVSGEHAAITTILDDSFLEDLQSTNGTFVNGHRVGKHFLQHGDTIKLARYRIEFVADGIRAISGISSVPVTLPAARIEVLNGSNAGRRVELNKPQTSLGRAGVQVVVINRTDAGYAAVHTEGDRIPLLNGNALAKLPQALADGDVLDLSGTQMAFRLN; the protein is encoded by the coding sequence TTGGCGAAGATCCTGATTTCCCGCGATGGCGTACTGGAAAAAACCGTGCAGCTCACCAAGGAGCGCATGACGATCGGCCGGCGCCGCGACAACGACATCGTGCTCGAACACCAGACCGTCAGCGGCGAACACGCGGCGATCACGACGATCCTCGACGACTCGTTCCTGGAAGACCTGCAATCGACCAACGGCACGTTCGTCAACGGCCACCGCGTGGGAAAACATTTCCTACAGCATGGCGACACCATCAAGCTGGCCAGGTACCGGATCGAATTCGTGGCGGACGGCATCCGCGCCATCAGCGGCATTTCCTCCGTGCCGGTCACGCTGCCCGCGGCCCGCATCGAAGTGCTCAACGGCAGCAATGCCGGCCGCCGGGTGGAACTGAACAAGCCGCAAACCAGCCTCGGCCGCGCCGGCGTGCAGGTGGTGGTCATCAACCGTACCGACGCCGGCTATGCGGCCGTGCACACGGAAGGCGACCGTATTCCACTGTTGAACGGGAATGCGCTCGCCAAATTGCCGCAGGCACTGGCGGACGGCGATGTGCTGGATCTTTCCGGCACGCAAATGGCATTCAGGTTGAATTGA